The Fervidicoccaceae archaeon genome contains the following window.
AGTCTCGAGAGGAGCGTGTAGCTGGAGACCTCGTAGAAGGGATACACGGGGAGCGCCCACAGAGCCACGTAGAAGGCCCCCGATGCGCTCGGGAGGAGCAGGGCCAGAGCGGCGTAGCCCAATAGAGATAGGAGGAGGACTCCGCGCGGACCCACGGAGTCCACGGCCGCCCCCGCTATCGGTCTAGCCGCGAGGCTCGGGAGACCCGTGAGCGTCGCGGCCGCCGCCCCGAAGGTCAGCAGATCGCTCGTCTGTCGGTAGAGCTTGACGCCGGCCGCGCTGATCAGAATCCCCTGCCCCGCCGAGCCCAGCAGCAGAGCGACTAGGCGCGCTAGATTGAGGCTCAGCCCCTCTCTCAGATCGGCGAGAGAGGGAGGAGCGGCGGCTCTCCCTTCGGGGATCGAGGCTAGACCAACGAGCGAGGAGAGAGCGTAGAGAGCGGAGACCGAGGCGAAGACCGCTCTCTCCCCTCCTCCGGCTGCCACAATGAGGCCGGGCAGCAAACCTCCGACGGACCAACCGAGCGAGCCCATCGCGCCGAAGAGGCCGAAGGACCTCGCTCGGCCGGAGACCTCGTGCAGCACGGCCCCGTAGAGCACCGACTGATAGGAGCTCACGGCCAGGAAGACGGCGAAAGCGGCATAGGGGTAGAGTCTCACATCGATGAGGCCCATCGAGATCGCGGCGCAGGCTCCGCCGAGGCCCAACAGAGAGGAGAGCCTGCGCCCCGCTCTATCGAAGTAGAAGGCTAAGAGCGCTGCCAGGAGGGCCGGAGAGCTCTCGAAGGCGCCTAGCATCACGGCGAAGGCGTAGCTGTCCTCGACCTTCGCCGCCACGATCGCTCTCGTATAGACGTAATAAGCGGCATTGCCGGAGCCGAGCAACGCGACGGCTAGGTAGCACCACCGAGCCCTCCCCTCGATGAGCCAAGACCTGTTAGACATGGCGCCCCTCGCTGCTCGCGAAATTCACGCGAAGCCAGGATCCAGCCTCTCGACCTCGCGCAAATTGCTGTCGAGCCTGACGCTCCCGAGCCTGAGCGCGGTCACGCGATCTAGCGAGCCGAGCGGGGTCAACACGATCGCCGCTCGCTCGCCGAGGTCCAGCTTCCTCAACACCCCGACCTCTACGCAGAGGCCTCCGCGCTCCAAGAGCCCGACCACGAGACCCTCCTCGAAGCCCCTCTTCAGGACCCTCACTACTCTCTCGGGGCCCTGCTCGCCGCGCTCGAGCGACGCCTTCAACCTCTCGAGGGCTTCGCGACTCGCCGAGCTCCTCTCGCCATCTGTTACGACGACGAGAGAGTCCGTAGATAGCTCGCAATAGCTGACGCGGCACCTCAGCGTCTCCTCGACGAGCCGGCGCAGCTCATCGGGAGCCTCCTCGCCGCTCCCAATGAAAGACCCCAAGAGAGGAACGCGCTTCAGGTCCACGCGCAGCTCGCGCGCCCCCCTCCTCGCGAAGTAATTGAAGAACGCTCTCTCTCGTAGAACTCTGCGCTCCTCTCTGCTCCTCCTACGCGCGTAAGGAGAGGCCGGCAGCGCGAGCACGTCGACGCCGACGCTCTTAAGGAGCTTAGCCAAATGCTCGAGCTCGCGCGAGTGTTGAAGGAGAGCCACTCTCGTGGGCCTCAAGCTCTCAGCCAAGTGATAGTGGAGGGCTCGAGCGGGCCCCCCGAAGACGAGGCCCGGCGTGTCCACGAGCACGGAGTCGCTCAGGCTCGAGCCTATCTCGCGCAGCATCGCGATCCCAACTAGCGTCGGGAGCAGGTGTCCGGCAGGCGACGTGGAGCCCACGAAGTACATCGCTCTAGGCTCCACCTCCTCGAGGAATGCCACCTGCGACTCGAGGACGCCCAGACCGACCGTGGTCGGGGGACCTATGCTGGACTGGCCCACGTCCCCGTCGATCACTGAGACCCTTATCGAGTAGCCCATGAGCTTATTTGCCGCGTACGTCGCGAGGAACGTCTTGCCGCTGTCGACCGGTCCCACCAGCAACGTCAACCCCCTCTTCTCGCTGGCGAGCTCCTCGATGAAGGAGCGCCACTCCGGGGGCACCGTGGAGGATTCGCACTTAGACATAGAGCCCCCCCTCACCTCGACTTCGGCCTCGCTCTCCGCGGTCTCGACGAGCGTGGCCTTGGCCGCCGGCACGACCACTTCGGAGCCGGGCTCTAGCGTCTTGCCCGTCACCTCGACGAGTCCGCGGACGACCTTCAGCCTCAGCGGCCCCTCGGCCAGGTAATAGCCGGAGAGCGTCACTCTGCCTCCCGGAGCGGTCATCTCTCGCCACCCTCCTCGCGGGGCCGGCGAGGGACGACTCCTCTCGTTCCCGCCTTTTAGCTTCGAGGCCGCGGGGAAGCTTTTACTCCTCGCAGAGCTCAGCTCCTCTCCGCGTGAGACGATATGCTCGACTTAATCGTCGCCGAGTGGCCTCGAGACCCCTTCTTTAACTTAGCCTTCGAGGAGGCGGTCTACCGCGTCGGCCCTCGCGGGGGGGCCTCGGGGGTCCTGAGGCTCTGGAGGAACGAGAGGGCTGTGGTCGTGGGAAGGCTCCAGTGCGCGCCCCTCGAGGTCGACGCGCTCCAGTGCGCGGCCCTCGGCGTCAAAGTCGTGAGGAGGTTCACGGGGGGAGGAGCGGTCTACCACGACCTCGGCAATCTGAACTACGCCTTGACGATCGATAGGAGGAGGCACGGCGTCGAGGACGCTCGCTCGGCCTTCGAGCTCGTGGGGAGGGCGGTGGCCGAGGCCCTCTCGGGGCTCGGAGTCGAGGGCGCCTCCTACAGGCCCCTCAACGACGTCGAGGCCGGAGGTCTGAAGATATCCGGCATGGCGGCCTCGATCTCGGCCGGCAGGGTCTTCGTGCACGGCGCGATGCTCGTCTCGAGCGACATAGAAGTCCTGTGGAGGGTGTTGAAGATCTCGCCGGAGAAGCTATCAGATAAGAGCTTCGTGCCGAGCAGGCCCAGGAGGGTTACGACGGTCGAGAGAGAACTGGGGAGGAGGGTCGATCCGCTGGAGGTGGGGAGGGCGGTGGCCGAGAGCCTCGCCGAGGCCCTGGGGGCCGAGCTCAGCGAGCCGCGCGGCCCCGACGAGCTCGAGCTCGGCGCGGCCCGAGAGCTCTACGAGCGAAGGTATTCCAGGCTCGAGTGGAACCTCTGGTGCCTCGAGAAAGTCCGCGGCCTCCTCTCGCCCGAGGAGGTCGAGGCCCTGAGGCTCGTCGCTTCGCCGGAGGCGGTGGGCCGTGGGGAGCGCGATCTGCGGTGAGAAGAAGCGCCCCGGAGGCAAGCTCGTCAAGGCCTGCGTCGAGCTGGACGAGCGCGGGGAGCCGACGAGGCTGCTCATCTCCGGGGACTTCTTCGTGGAGCCCGAGGAGGGCTACGAGCTGCTCGAGGAGATCGTCGCGGGCCCCGCGAAATCTCTGTCAGCTCTAGGGCTAGAGAGGGCCTCGGAGCTGCTCGAGAGAGAGCTGCGCTCGCGCGGGGTCGCGCTGATAGGCGTGGAGCCCCTCGACGTTCTAGAGGCGATCGCGAGGGCTCTCGAATCGTCTCGCGGGGGGAGATCTTGAGCTCCGCCTCGGTCCGCGGCGAATCCCCCGACGAGGAGAGAAATGGAGCTGGAGGCGCCTTGGGACTCGACGACCTCAATAGAGCGGCGAAGCTCGGCCTGAGGGGCGATCCCCGCGAGCTCAGGCGCGTGCTAGAGCGGCTGGAGCGATACGAGTTCCTACCCCAGATCAAGTTCGCCGCCTACGCGCTCGTCGCGCAGTTCTACATGAACACCTCGCCCTCCACGCCCTCCGAGTGCGAGGCGTGCGGCGCTCGGTGCTGCCTCGAGGGCCCCCCGCTCCCGATCTACGACTTTGACCTCGAGGAGCTAGTCGAGGCGGGGGTAGACGCGAGCATCTTCTCGGAGGTCGAGGGACTTAGAGTCCTGCCGCGCCCCTGCCCCCTCCTGCGCGGGTGGGCCTGCTCCGTGCAACCGGTCAAGCCCTACGCTTGTCTGTCCTACCCCTTGGCCACCGAGGACGAGCAGGCCGAGGCCATGGCCTCGTACGATGGAGAGGGGCTCCCGAGGCTGATCGCCCCCGAGAGCTGCCCGGCCGCCGCTCGAGCGCTGAGGGAGCTCGAGGAGCTCTCCTCCTCGCTCGGCCGCGAGCCGAGGCCGCTGGAGCTCCTGGAGGCGCTGACGTCAGCGCGCGGGAAACCGTAATAGCCTCTCTCGGCACTCAAATCGAGGAGCGGGGGTGTGCTGGCCACGGGGGCCGTCACCTGTCCCCGCTGCGGCTTCAGATTCGACGTGGGCTACTCGAGAATCGTGTCGTGCAGGACCTGCTCGCTGGCGACGCTGGGAGACTGCGAGTACGTGAGGTGCCCGGCCTGCGGCCACGAGTTCGCTTACAAGAGAGCTCCTCGGAGCTGGAGATCTCTCCAGCTACCGTGAAAGCTCTCGCTCCCCGGCCCCCGCTCGCGCTTCTCCGGGCCGCCACTCCTCTCCTGAGGGCCGTCGGAGCTCGGAGCATAGCTCTCAGCGTCAGGTTCTCGGGCCACGGGCTCAGATTCTCGATCCCGACCTCGTGGCTCCCCGAGGTGCTCGAGAGCGTCGAGCACGTGCTCCTCGACGCCGATTACTTCCAGCTGCCCTGGTCCATTCCGCGGCCGGGCTGGAGGGTCGTGGACGCGGGGGCCTCGCTGGGCCTCTACTCGGCCGCTGCCCGAGCCCTCGGGGGAGCCCGGGCGGAGCTGACGGCGCTCGAGCCGAACCCCTTCGCCCTCGGCTACTTGAGGACCAATCTGGAGCTGAACGGCCTGAGCCCGGCCTCCGCGGCGCCTCTGGCCCTCTGCGGGAGGAGGGGCAGGAGGGCCCTCTACGTCGGACGCTACGGCTCCGTGAGCTCTCTCTCGAGAGAGCACGTCGAGCGCTACACGGAAGTCGTCGCGGAGCTCGAGGTGGTCTGCGTCGAGCTCGGCGCGCTGCTCAGAAGGCTTGGCCCCGTGGACCTGCTGAAAATGGACGTAGAGGGGGCGGAGCTCGAGGTCCTCGAGGGCTCGCGCCGGGAGCTGAGGCTGGTCGAGAGGCTCGTCGTCGAGGTTCACGAGGACGAGGTAGACCCCTCCGACGTCGAGAGGCTGCTCGAGGAAGAGGGCTTCGGCGAGCTCGCCCTCTACGCCCCGCCGAGCTCCCCCGACCAGCTCGTGCTCTACGCCAAGAGATGAGCGGCCGCGGAGCGGGGACCGAGCGAGCCCCCGCGGCACGCATAAAAAGCCCCGGACGCCTCAACGCTCGGCGGCTCGGCGATGCGCTTGAGCTCCTCGAGCGAATGCCTCGCCGTCTCCGCGGTCAGCGGCGGGCCGGATAGCGTATGCTCGATGGTCTATTGGCTCAGCAGAGGGTGCGACGTTGCCCCCCTCTTCTTCGACTACGGCCAGAAGGCCGCGAAACGCGAGCTGGAGGCTCTGCGGAGGATCGTGGAGAGGCTGAGGGAGATCGCCGGCGAGAGGAAGTGGGGGCGCGTGGAGGAGCCAACGGTCCTCGACCTGAAGCCGCTGGGGAGGCTCTGGGTCGGCTCTCAGCTCACGGACGAGAGCGTCGAAGTGACCGAGGAGTACGACGTGACCGTCGTGGTCCCGATAAGGAACGTGATCATGGCGGCGGTCGCCGCGGCCCGCGCCTACGCGCTCCTGAGCGCGAGGAGGCTCGAGCGAGTGCTGGTGATCCTGGGCAGCCAACGCGATGACGTCAGGCCGAGGGAGGACACGTGGGAGCCCAGATATCCCGACTGCTCGCCCGAGTGCCTCCTCGCCCTGGAGGCCTCTCTCAAGATATGCCACTTCAGGGGCGAGAGGAGAATAGAGCTGTGGGCCCCGAGCGCGGCCGGCATCGGGAAGAGCGAGCTCCTGAGGTCGTGCTACGAGCTGATCGGGGATCTGATCTACGAGACCTGGAGCTGTTATCGAGGGCTCGAGAAGCACTGCGGCTCGTGCGAGAGCTGCGCGAACAGGAGGAGAGCTCTGCGAGAGGCCGGTTTGCCCGATAAGACCGAGTACATGAGTTGAACCTTTCCTTTTCTAGTCGCTTCCCTGAGCGGGTCTCGTTGATCCTCACCGCCTCGGGCTCTCCGTCGCTTCAGCGGCCAGAGATAGCGAGAGGACCCGCGAACTCCGCCCAATGGCCGCCCGGTCGAGTGGGCGGGGCTCCGGCTCGACGCGCGACCTCAGCTCAATTTGATTACCTCCGGGCGGTCTCCCGATCTCGATACCTGAATGAACGTCCCCGTGGCTTTAACGGGCACCTCGATGATGTAGTTTGTGAGAGCCCTGTACATCTCTCTGATGCCGCGCCTGGTCAGCCTGTAGGCGTCTCCGGCCCTCCTAACGAGGCCCTCTAACTCCATGACCTTTAGGAGGAGCCTCATCTTAAGCGGCACGCCCCTTAGACCTATGGACCTGAACGCCTCTTCGCTCACCTTAGCCGCCGCGAGCTGATCGAAGAACAGCCTCCACGCTCTCGAGGACGGGCTCATGCTTCGCGAGTATATGGCCGGCGGCGCGCCCCTCTCGGCCGCACCGATGTAATGGGACACGCTGTGAGTGTTGACGTACTGGTAGAGACCGGTGTTGCTCCACGCGCCCGCCCCGAAGCCGAGCAGAGGACCCACCATCTCCAGGTTTACCGTCGCGTACTCGTAGGGCTTGATGGAGACGGAATAGACCCTGACGATGTGCAGACGGCGGTCCTCGGCGAAGCCTATCGCCTCATCGACGAATCTGTCGATAGAGTCTATCTCCTGACGCACCCTCCCGAGCTCGACGAGCCTGTACCCCGGGGAGTACCTCGGTATTATCGTCGGGTAGAACGTTATCTGGTGAACCCCCAGCTCGTGGCTCTTCTCCAGGTCCTCTCTGAAGGCCCTCACCTTCTCCCCCAAAGCGAGCTCCACGCGGCCGTCGATGCTCGGGGCGAGAAACATCAGGTCCACGTTAACCCACTTAAAGCCCGCCTCGAGGGAGTTCTCGATAGCGTTAACGCCGTCCTCCGGCAGGTGCTTTCTGCCCAAGGACTTCAGTATCCTCTCGTCGAAGCTTTGAACGCCTATGCTCACCTCGTCGACGCCCGCCGAGTAGAACTCCTCCACGTCTTCGTAGCGCCTGAAGTCCTCGGGGTTGACCTCGATGCCGAGACCGCACTTGACCTCGAAGAACTGAGACAGGTGACGCAGGAGCTCCCCGTACAGTCTCGGGGGGACGAGGCTCGGCGTTCCGCCGCCCACGTGCATCTCCGCGACGGTCAGGCCCGCCCCCTCCACGAGCTCGCCGTAGACGCTCACCTCCCTCATCAACGCTCTAAAGTACTTCTCAATCTCACCTCTATCCCTCAACACGTATCGATTGTACGGGCAAAACGCGCACGTGTACCTACAGAAGGGGACGTGGACGTAGACGCCTACGGTTCTGCCGATAGAGCTTTTCACGAGGTCCAGGTGCGCGCCCGGGTCGTCCACTCTGTAGAATTCTAGAGCGGGAATGCGCCTCAGCAGCCTACATACCCTCAGCCTCCCCCTATCCAGCACTGGTGCACCTGAATTCATATATTAGTGCACCAAGAAATCCGCGTTGATCGCCGCGTTTAAAAATCTGCGGGAGGGCGGCTAGCATCGGCGGACGCCGCGACGGCAGCGCGAAGACCGAACTGCGGAACCCGATAAAGCGCTCACAGAGAGATCAGCGCTTAGAGGGGTTATAGGAATGTTCACCGAGAGGCTCCGTCGGGGTTTCCGCCTACCCAAACTGGAGAGACCACGCAGCGGCAGGAAAAGACCGAAAAGAGCTCGGTTTAAATTCCTCGGGTGAGTCGATTGCAATGAAGAGCAAATAAATAGCTTTACTTTTCGCTTTAAAGCTTTTTTAGTTAAAGGTATTGATGTGCTATCTTCACAATCATTTAATCAATATCGAGAGAATTGCGAGGAGAAGATCTCGTGCAGCAGCCTAACACTTGAACTACGAGGTCTAAGTTTGTCAATCACTATTACCCCCTTCCTATCGAGGAAGTCCTTCACATGTTCTGGAACACGTCGCAGAGAGGCTAAAATGAATGTACTCAGTCCGAAGGTGTGCAAGTACGGTAAGATTTGTGAGCTTATTTCGTTTTCCCATCTATTGAAGGGATCCTCTTTATACTCTACAAGGACTTCTATATCCTTTCCAGAGCTAACGAGGTCTCTCGTATTCTCGTAATAGCCTCTAACTACTACAATAATATCAGGCCTAGCGGGTATGCGTCTACCTGTAGAAACATAGATGATCTTGTCATGGAGTTTAAACGTGCCTCGCATATGGGCGTCCCTGCTAGGTTTAAACTCTATTCAAAAGCTTACGCTACCGTAGGGCGTCTCCCCAATGCATGTGCTGAACTCCGAGCCTTGCTCGACCTACCAGTATGTTCCATCTTCGCTCCTATGGTATAAAAACCTCAATATACCTTTTAGTTCTTTGTTATTTTGCGATGGAAATCTCAGAGTACTGCAGTGTAAATCTTGACTTTTAGTTCTTTGTTATTTTGCGTCCCACTGAGGCAAAGTTTACCTTACCCCTAGAAGGCTTTTAGTTCTTTGTTATTTTGCGCCCCCCACATTTTGGAGGTGAGAGGATGAGCACCCTCTTTTAGTTCTTTGTTATTTTGCGGAGGGCCAGGCCGAGGGTCGAGAGGAAATCACGAACTTTTAGTTCTTTGTTATTTTGCGTCGGCAGATGCTATGCCCTTATCCTATTGATACAATCTTTTAGTTCTTTGTTATTTTGCGAAGAGATATGGAAACGTGCTCTGGATTCTCCCCAGCTTTTAGTTCTTTGTTATTTTGCGGGCTGGAGATCCGTGTCCCACCAATAGTAATTGTCGGCTTTTAGTTCTTTGTTATTTTGCGTCCTCCTCTCCCTCGGTATCGAGACCAAGAGGACCACTTTTAGTTCTTTGTTATTTTGCGCCGTCCTCGATCCCAGCTCGAGGGACCTCAAGCTCTTTTAGTTCTTTGTTATTTTGCGACGGTATCTGCAATTTTGTGGAGGGGAGCGGGAATGTCTTTTAGTTCTTTGTTATTTTGCGACGAGGGCCGCGCGCGCGCTGGGCCTCCCGAGGAGGATCTTTTAGTTCTTTGTTATTTTGCGTCCATCGGCGAGAGCAGCCTCTTGATCAGGTCGGCCCTTTTAGTTCTTTGTTATTTTGCGACTCCCATGGAGGAACAACGCCAGATGCAGTATATCCTTTTAGTTCTTTGTTATTTTGCGATGTCGGAGAGCACTTCAAGGAGACGAAAGTCTTCGCTTTTAGTTCTTTGTTATTTTGCGCCGAGGATTCTCTCTCTTAGTCTGGAGAATATCGCCTCTTTTAGTTCTTTGTTATTTTGCGTGGGCGAGATAAAGGCCCTTCGAGTGACGCGCGACGTCTTTTAGTTCTTTGTTATTTTGCGTTGTGTTTAAACCGATCTCGAAAATTCTCTCGTTAACTTTTAGTTCTTTGTTATTTTGCGGTTCTTTCTCTCGAGCTCCGCCATCTCAAACAACTCTTTTAGTTCTTTGTTATTTTGCGGGTGGCCACATTTCGGGCATCGGACCAATCTCCTCTCTTTTAGTTCTTTGTTATTTTGCGTGCTCTCCCAGATCCTCGGCTGCCCCGTCGGCGAAACTTTTAGTTCTTTGTTATTTTGCGTCGGGATCTCCCAGTCGTCGGTCAAGGAAATATTGTCTTTTAGTTCTTTGTTATTTTGCGATAGGCCCCCGAGGAGGGTCCCCCGGAGGAGGGATCCCTTTTAGTTCTTTGTTATTTTGCGGATCTTGTTGACTCTAAATGAGGTAGCGGAGGAGCTCTTTTAGTTCTTTGTTATTTTGCGTTTGCGACAGCTCGGGCACGTGATGTAGATCAACCTCTTTTAGTTCTTTGTTATTTTGCGTAAGGGAATAGATTATGAGTACGCGCGGCGCCGGCTCTTTTAGTTCTTTGTTATTTTGCGCGAAATGTGGACACACCTGGCACACGCGCTCGCGCACTTTTAGTTCTTTGTTATTTTGCGCGCAGGGCCCGCTCGAGCTCCTCATCGCTTGGGGCCGCTTTTAGTTCTTTGTTATTTTGCGCGGGCCCGCGAGACGGCCGCAACGGACTCAGGCTCACTTTTAGTTCTTTGTTATTTTGCGTTACAAACCTCTTGAAGGCTCGCACGGCCTCGGAAATCCGCTTTTAGTTCTTTGTTATTTTGCGTAGCCGGAGAGGTTTACGTGGTGCCCCCGGGATTTGTCTTTTAGTTCTTTGTTATTTTGCGAGCTCCTAAAGAGGTCGGGGAGAGTCGCGGGCTTCGCTTTTAGTTCTTTGTTATTTTGCGAGAAGAGACGAGTTGAGAACGGAGCCCCCCGAGGACTTTTAGTTCTTTGTTATTTTGCGCTTTAGCAGCCACGATGCCTCCTTCTCCTGAATCATCTTTTAGTTCTTTGTTATTTTGCGCCGGATTAACTCCTTGTTTCAAGAGGTAAGTTACAAACTTTTAGTTCTTTGTTATTTTGCGTGATCGGCCGGATCCTCGGGATGAATCCTCGGGTCTTTTAGTTCTTTGTTATTTTGCGTTAACCGAAAAA
Protein-coding sequences here:
- a CDS encoding radical SAM protein, coding for MLDRGRLRVCRLLRRIPALEFYRVDDPGAHLDLVKSSIGRTVGVYVHVPFCRYTCAFCPYNRYVLRDRGEIEKYFRALMREVSVYGELVEGAGLTVAEMHVGGGTPSLVPPRLYGELLRHLSQFFEVKCGLGIEVNPEDFRRYEDVEEFYSAGVDEVSIGVQSFDERILKSLGRKHLPEDGVNAIENSLEAGFKWVNVDLMFLAPSIDGRVELALGEKVRAFREDLEKSHELGVHQITFYPTIIPRYSPGYRLVELGRVRQEIDSIDRFVDEAIGFAEDRRLHIVRVYSVSIKPYEYATVNLEMVGPLLGFGAGAWSNTGLYQYVNTHSVSHYIGAAERGAPPAIYSRSMSPSSRAWRLFFDQLAAAKVSEEAFRSIGLRGVPLKMRLLLKVMELEGLVRRAGDAYRLTRRGIREMYRALTNYIIEVPVKATGTFIQVSRSGDRPEVIKLS
- a CDS encoding FkbM family methyltransferase, with protein sequence MKALAPRPPLALLRAATPLLRAVGARSIALSVRFSGHGLRFSIPTSWLPEVLESVEHVLLDADYFQLPWSIPRPGWRVVDAGASLGLYSAAARALGGARAELTALEPNPFALGYLRTNLELNGLSPASAAPLALCGRRGRRALYVGRYGSVSSLSREHVERYTEVVAELEVVCVELGALLRRLGPVDLLKMDVEGAELEVLEGSRRELRLVERLVVEVHEDEVDPSDVERLLEEEGFGELALYAPPSSPDQLVLYAKR
- a CDS encoding MFS transporter, yielding MSNRSWLIEGRARWCYLAVALLGSGNAAYYVYTRAIVAAKVEDSYAFAVMLGAFESSPALLAALLAFYFDRAGRRLSSLLGLGGACAAISMGLIDVRLYPYAAFAVFLAVSSYQSVLYGAVLHEVSGRARSFGLFGAMGSLGWSVGGLLPGLIVAAGGGERAVFASVSALYALSSLVGLASIPEGRAAAPPSLADLREGLSLNLARLVALLLGSAGQGILISAAGVKLYRQTSDLLTFGAAAATLTGLPSLAARPIAGAAVDSVGPRGVLLLSLLGYAALALLLPSASGAFYVALWALPVYPFYEVSSYTLLSRLMPPALQATAAGLVAASLSISGLVNYALFLGALRGRGFAEMMSFSLALLAASAVVLAACPSGARGTVKSPARERSGGSS
- a CDS encoding biotin/lipoate A/B protein ligase family protein, which encodes MLDLIVAEWPRDPFFNLAFEEAVYRVGPRGGASGVLRLWRNERAVVVGRLQCAPLEVDALQCAALGVKVVRRFTGGGAVYHDLGNLNYALTIDRRRHGVEDARSAFELVGRAVAEALSGLGVEGASYRPLNDVEAGGLKISGMAASISAGRVFVHGAMLVSSDIEVLWRVLKISPEKLSDKSFVPSRPRRVTTVERELGRRVDPLEVGRAVAESLAEALGAELSEPRGPDELELGAARELYERRYSRLEWNLWCLEKVRGLLSPEEVEALRLVASPEAVGRGERDLR
- a CDS encoding Clp1/GlmU family protein — protein: MTAPGGRVTLSGYYLAEGPLRLKVVRGLVEVTGKTLEPGSEVVVPAAKATLVETAESEAEVEVRGGSMSKCESSTVPPEWRSFIEELASEKRGLTLLVGPVDSGKTFLATYAANKLMGYSIRVSVIDGDVGQSSIGPPTTVGLGVLESQVAFLEEVEPRAMYFVGSTSPAGHLLPTLVGIAMLREIGSSLSDSVLVDTPGLVFGGPARALHYHLAESLRPTRVALLQHSRELEHLAKLLKSVGVDVLALPASPYARRRSREERRVLRERAFFNYFARRGARELRVDLKRVPLLGSFIGSGEEAPDELRRLVEETLRCRVSYCELSTDSLVVVTDGERSSASREALERLKASLERGEQGPERVVRVLKRGFEEGLVVGLLERGGLCVEVGVLRKLDLGERAAIVLTPLGSLDRVTALRLGSVRLDSNLREVERLDPGFA
- a CDS encoding YkgJ family cysteine cluster protein, whose product is MSSASVRGESPDEERNGAGGALGLDDLNRAAKLGLRGDPRELRRVLERLERYEFLPQIKFAAYALVAQFYMNTSPSTPSECEACGARCCLEGPPLPIYDFDLEELVEAGVDASIFSEVEGLRVLPRPCPLLRGWACSVQPVKPYACLSYPLATEDEQAEAMASYDGEGLPRLIAPESCPAAARALRELEELSSSLGREPRPLELLEALTSARGKP
- a CDS encoding 7-cyano-7-deazaguanine synthase, which produces MSSSSECLAVSAVSGGPDSVCSMVYWLSRGCDVAPLFFDYGQKAAKRELEALRRIVERLREIAGERKWGRVEEPTVLDLKPLGRLWVGSQLTDESVEVTEEYDVTVVVPIRNVIMAAVAAARAYALLSARRLERVLVILGSQRDDVRPREDTWEPRYPDCSPECLLALEASLKICHFRGERRIELWAPSAAGIGKSELLRSCYELIGDLIYETWSCYRGLEKHCGSCESCANRRRALREAGLPDKTEYMS